A genomic segment from Actinomadura hallensis encodes:
- a CDS encoding LacI family DNA-binding transcriptional regulator has translation MTDSSARPTLEQVAARAGVGRGTVSRVVNGSPRVSAQAREAVLKAIDELGYVPNRAARALVTRRTDTVALVVAESDQRLFDEPYFAGIIRGIGNGLADTGLQLLLALARSPAEYGRLEDYLTTQHVDGVLLTSLHAEDPLPAKLEANGVPTVLGGRPPGVSPVSYVDVDNRSGAREAVAHLIAGGRRRIATIAGPQDMGVGIDRLAGYRDALAEAGLPEYVEYGDFGQASGIAATERLLAAEPELDAVFAADDPMAFGALRVLRQHGRRVPDDVAVIGFDDSADAPLADPPLTTVHQSPEEMGREMARLLVSRIRGETVDDPVVIMRPHLVVRESA, from the coding sequence ATGACGGACAGCAGCGCCCGTCCCACGCTGGAGCAGGTCGCGGCGCGGGCCGGGGTCGGCCGCGGCACGGTGTCACGCGTGGTCAACGGGTCGCCGCGGGTCAGCGCCCAGGCGCGCGAGGCGGTGCTGAAGGCGATAGACGAGCTCGGGTACGTGCCGAACCGGGCGGCCCGGGCGCTCGTGACCCGCCGCACCGACACCGTGGCGCTGGTCGTCGCCGAGTCCGACCAGCGGCTGTTCGACGAGCCGTACTTCGCCGGCATCATCCGGGGGATCGGCAACGGCCTCGCCGACACCGGGCTGCAGCTGCTGCTGGCCCTCGCCCGCTCCCCCGCCGAGTACGGGAGGCTGGAGGACTACCTCACCACCCAGCACGTGGACGGGGTGCTCCTCACCTCCCTGCACGCCGAGGACCCGCTGCCCGCCAAGCTGGAGGCCAACGGGGTCCCGACCGTCCTCGGCGGCCGCCCGCCGGGGGTGTCGCCGGTCAGCTACGTCGACGTCGACAACCGCAGCGGGGCCCGGGAGGCCGTCGCCCACCTCATCGCCGGCGGCCGACGGCGGATCGCCACCATCGCCGGTCCGCAGGACATGGGCGTGGGCATCGACCGGCTCGCCGGCTACCGCGACGCCCTCGCCGAGGCGGGCCTGCCCGAGTACGTCGAGTACGGCGACTTCGGGCAGGCCAGCGGCATCGCCGCCACCGAGCGGCTGCTGGCCGCCGAGCCGGAGCTGGACGCGGTGTTCGCCGCCGACGACCCGATGGCGTTCGGCGCGCTGCGCGTCCTGCGGCAGCACGGGCGGCGCGTCCCGGACGACGTCGCGGTGATCGGCTTCGACGACTCGGCGGACGCGCCCCTGGCGGACCCGCCGCTGACCACCGTCCACCAGTCCCCCGAGGAGATGGGGCGGGAGATGGCGCGGCTGCTGGTCTCCCGCATCCGCGGCGAGACCGTCGACGACCCGGTGGTCATCATGCGCCCCCACCTGGTGGTCCGGGAGTCGGCGTAA